The genomic segment TGTAATTATTTCTATGGGGGGAGGGTTTTCCATTTATTTTACTGTACAAGGGGAGGGtcttatgaaaatatattttgcattgGGGCGGGGGTGTGCATTTTTTTTATGACGCATAAAGTTGGAACAGCCCCTCCCCACAATACATTTGGATCTGTCCCttatataaacacacaatgaATCTCTATCTATCTAGACAAGATTGATGATGAGTTGGAGATGACCATGGTGTGTCACAGGCCTGAGGGTCTGGAGCAGTTGGAGGCCCAGACCAACTTCACCAAGAGAGAGCTACAGATCCTCTACCGCGGCTTCAAGAATGTACGCACAGccttctccctttctttactgTCTGTCTATCTTTGTCTTCTTTTCCTCTCGCTTTCTGCCTGTCTttactctatctctctccctgccacttaTGTATACTCCTGCTTATGTTGATTCTCATCTTCACAAGTGTTTGTCAAAGCTCTGTTCTCTTTCATCTGCGACTCCAATATGTAAATGATTTTAGCTTCGCGCCTTCATCACTTCATATGGTGCTAATCAGATTGTACGGCCTGCAGCCAGAACAACTAAGCCTATCATACACCATAGCAGCAATTACATGCTGCATTACCCATATAAAccgaacattttttaaataaaatatatataaacatatattctCTACATACACACATGCTCAAATACCCACCCACACATTGACATATACACCCACATACAAGTTATATGGAAATTGCTAGTTAATTTCCAGTTAATTAGATGTCAGATTTGATTGACGCTAATTCTCTGTAACCATGGGTGGTGCCATTCGAGGGTAAATGATTGGTTGGTCTGGCCGTTACCCAGAAGAAGCTGCATTATTTTAGCTTGAAATAGTGTTTTCACATGGTTTCCACAGGAGTGTCCGAGTGGAGTGGTGAATGAAGAAACATTTAAACACATCTACGCCCAGTTCTTCCCCCATGGAGGTACAGTACAGCCAGACACCTCTCATTTAGACACACAACATGCCCTTCCTTACTTGTTTGGGACTCATTTACTAGCACTACTATGGGATTATAAAATCTCATGCCTGTATCTGGTTGTGTTGCAGATGCCAGCACTTACGCTCATTATCTCTTCAATGCATTTGACACAACAAACAATGGATCCATTAAGTTTGAGGTAAAAACCAAACACCATCACTATTACTCAGTGGACAGTTTAAATCAGGggaggcaactagattcagccgtgggaTGATTTTTGTTGGAGCCGATGGACGGCGGACCAGAACATatttataataatttgtacactgcaaattgaccacaactaaacCCAAAAAGAGATTGTAATTTGAAAGTAAAAATAcattcataccttgattacattgagatacAATCAtataatgtatatttttttattcgtgggaatactttggaacagatttcctaaattcaACATTTTCTTTTCCCtgaataaaaaaaagaagaaagaacCCCCCCCaatataaacatgtttttttttctttactgAAAACTTTTGGGCGCCAAAAGAAATCACTCGTGGGCCACCTGTTGCCGACCCCAGCTTTAAAGGAAGGAATGTGAAGAATTATGTCTTATCTTATTCACTCACTTATTCACTATTTTATCTTTAATCTCGCTCATGTGACTCTCAGGAGTTTGTAATGGGACTGTCTACACTGCTGCGGGGCACTATGAGAGAGAAGCTGGAGTGGACTTTTCATCTTTACGACATCAACAACGATGGATACATTAACAGAGAGGTCTCTGTTTGTATTTACATGTCAGTTATGTATTGAAAGATTCACATATGAAGTAATCTTGTTTTAATACCGTTTGTATTTATGTGTTTCAGGAGATGACTGAGATTGTGAGGGCCATTTACGACATGATGGGGAAATATACCTACCCTGCACTCAAGGGAGATGTCCCTAAACAGCATGTGGATGCTTTTTTCCAGGTGACTTGATATCCTAGAGTATAATGTAATATTAAAGCACATGCATACTCTACCCCTTAGTAGGGCACAACAGTTTAAACCACATAACAATTTCATACTTACCTAAAAATTTACATTTCACTCACTTTTTCCCTTCCCACAGAAAATGGATAAAAACAAAGCTGGAGTTGTGACTTTAGAGGAGTTCATTGTCGCATGCCAGGAGGTATGTATAGAACATGCATGTTTATACATTTTATATTGCTGTTGGTGTccacagtgcattcgggaagtattcagactccttcccttttttcacattttgttacattacagacttattcgAAAATgaattaaacaaaacaaatgatcttaaatctacacacaataccccataatgataaagtgaaaatagGCTTTTATAGATTTTAGCtaatttattaaatatatatatatattttaatattttttttgttattgaatattattaaaacatacaatctacGTGCAGTGAAGCTGCTCAAAATTTACATTACAATCAGTCATCTAACCGGCTCTTGTCCAGAGCGACCCACAAGAGCAACCAGGGTCAAGCACCTCACCCAAGGGCACGTCTCCCACCAAGTCAAAATGGGGACCCGAACCAGCGACCTATCGGCCTCcggcccaagctcccaaccgccAGGCCACCAACCATCCAAGATCCTCCAGCAGTTCTCagagagctgcccctcaaccatccgagCTGCAACATTCTGTCTTAccatctttctcctcttctcccctcaggATGAAATGATGATGAGATCCATGCAGCTCTTCGAAAATGTGATGTAAAAAAGGAGccgatggaaggaaggagagaattagataatgagagagattgtgtgtgtgtttcagtgcatTCGTGTGAGTTCATGTGCGCATGTGCGTGTGTCCACACATGTTTGTTTATCCGTGCGTGTCTGTCAGAGTGGATGAATGTGGatgtatatctatctctctcatcctctcatctaaCTTGTCAGCATTCATATGTTTGCCAAATAATGTCTCTGCCTGGCTACCTGCCTGGGTATGGATCAGATGAAGCCAGAACTGCTGAGAGAACCCTGGACTTGCTAGTCATATTGCTGAGCCTGGGAGTATGCAAACGAATTACCTGGAAAATGCTTTCTGCCTTTTTATGTGACATAAAGGTTTGTAAATCAGATGATCATACAATATAGACTGCAGTGTGACAAGGCTGAGAAAACTCAAACCCATACGCTGCTCCCCGATTAGGCCTATGTGGAAACTCCTGAAAGACTCCTGACCCCTACCTGTCAAACACTGAAACTACGCCAGGATACTTTGGGTTCTTTTGACTGTTCTTTTTGCCAAAATAGATGCATGCTTGAGCCAGAGggattcctccctccctaccatagaaatagaatcatgATTCTACGTCTATGCGCCCTACAAACCATTAGTTTGTCCAGGACTTGGACCTTCAAACTCATTCA from the Oncorhynchus tshawytscha isolate Ot180627B linkage group LG33, Otsh_v2.0, whole genome shotgun sequence genome contains:
- the LOC112231111 gene encoding Kv channel-interacting protein 1 isoform X3, which codes for MGAVVGTLTMQTKQRRRPSRDKIDDELEMTMVCHRPEGLEQLEAQTNFTKRELQILYRGFKNECPSGVVNEETFKHIYAQFFPHGDASTYAHYLFNAFDTTNNGSIKFEEFVMGLSTLLRGTMREKLEWTFHLYDINNDGYINREEMTEIVRAIYDMMGKYTYPALKGDVPKQHVDAFFQKMDKNKAGVVTLEEFIVACQEDEMMMRSMQLFENVM
- the LOC112231111 gene encoding Kv channel-interacting protein 1 isoform X1, whose translation is MWELLQDCWKSIPGEAGCENAKSVQSCHQGKDKIDDELEMTMVCHRPEGLEQLEAQTNFTKRELQILYRGFKNECPSGVVNEETFKHIYAQFFPHGDASTYAHYLFNAFDTTNNGSIKFEEFVMGLSTLLRGTMREKLEWTFHLYDINNDGYINREEMTEIVRAIYDMMGKYTYPALKGDVPKQHVDAFFQKMDKNKAGVVTLEEFIVACQEDEMMMRSMQLFENVM
- the LOC112231111 gene encoding Kv channel-interacting protein 1 isoform X4 encodes the protein MTMVCHRPEGLEQLEAQTNFTKRELQILYRGFKNECPSGVVNEETFKHIYAQFFPHGDASTYAHYLFNAFDTTNNGSIKFEEFVMGLSTLLRGTMREKLEWTFHLYDINNDGYINREEMTEIVRAIYDMMGKYTYPALKGDVPKQHVDAFFQKMDKNKAGVVTLEEFIVACQEDEMMMRSMQLFENVM
- the LOC112231111 gene encoding Kv channel-interacting protein 1 isoform X2, translating into MAGCTCRCRQGVLKFIQSLRRLVFGTLTKDKIDDELEMTMVCHRPEGLEQLEAQTNFTKRELQILYRGFKNECPSGVVNEETFKHIYAQFFPHGDASTYAHYLFNAFDTTNNGSIKFEEFVMGLSTLLRGTMREKLEWTFHLYDINNDGYINREEMTEIVRAIYDMMGKYTYPALKGDVPKQHVDAFFQKMDKNKAGVVTLEEFIVACQEDEMMMRSMQLFENVM